From a single Bacillus gobiensis genomic region:
- a CDS encoding AraC family ligand binding domain-containing protein, which translates to MLNEVRTIYLDSDLDIEAYRFKGIMQKFPAHFHEYYVIGFIEEGQRFLACKGEEYIINPGDLLLFNPYDTHSCARIDGKTLDYRCINVTPEVMKKVMLQINGEDNLPSFKQNVLYRSELVSNLRELHVKITQEDHEFKKEELFYHLLEDLIQTYSDLAIVPQASETSHEIKTVCAYLEENYTKTIKLNDLSALTGWSKYHLLRSFTKQMGISPYSYLETIRVNHAKKMLEQGNKPIEVAFLTGFSDQSHLTKNFKSLVGLTPKQYMRIFESEGGTS; encoded by the coding sequence ATGTTAAATGAAGTTCGTACCATTTATCTAGATTCTGATTTAGACATCGAGGCTTATCGATTTAAAGGAATCATGCAGAAGTTCCCTGCTCACTTTCATGAATATTATGTGATCGGTTTTATTGAAGAAGGGCAGCGCTTTTTAGCTTGCAAAGGCGAGGAATACATTATTAATCCGGGTGATTTATTATTGTTCAATCCGTATGATACTCACAGCTGTGCACGAATAGACGGCAAAACGTTGGATTATCGCTGCATCAATGTTACGCCGGAGGTTATGAAAAAGGTGATGCTACAAATTAATGGTGAAGATAACCTTCCCAGCTTCAAACAAAACGTATTGTACCGCAGCGAACTTGTATCCAATTTGCGAGAGCTGCATGTAAAAATAACACAGGAAGATCACGAATTTAAGAAAGAAGAATTGTTTTACCACTTATTGGAAGATCTTATTCAAACGTACTCTGACCTAGCAATTGTTCCGCAAGCTTCTGAAACCTCTCATGAGATAAAAACAGTGTGCGCCTATTTGGAGGAAAACTATACAAAAACGATTAAGTTGAATGATTTAAGTGCCCTAACTGGATGGAGCAAATATCATTTATTAAGATCGTTCACAAAACAAATGGGAATCTCTCCTTACAGCTATTTGGAAACAATTCGGGTCAATCATGCAAAAAAGATGTTGGAGCAAGGAAATAAGCCGATTGAAGTGGCGTTTTTAACAGGATTTAGCGATCAAAGCCATTTGACAAAAAACTTTAAGAGCCTTGTTGGGTTAACACCAAAACAATATATGAGAATTTTCGAAAGTGAAGGAGGAACCTCATGA
- a CDS encoding DUF2000 domain-containing protein: protein MSPLETKCVIVIDEMLPLGLNANTAAILGILLEKLAPELVGSSVEDLSGINHLRIVKTPVPILKATSSLLRELRDQTMSEPFADLLVTDFSDAAQEL, encoded by the coding sequence ATGAGTCCGCTTGAAACCAAATGCGTCATTGTGATTGATGAAATGTTGCCTTTAGGATTGAACGCCAACACAGCAGCCATCTTAGGTATATTACTTGAGAAATTAGCGCCCGAGTTGGTGGGCAGCAGCGTAGAAGACCTCTCGGGAATAAATCATTTGAGAATTGTAAAAACACCGGTTCCAATTTTAAAAGCCACAAGCAGCCTTCTTCGCGAACTAAGGGATCAGACAATGTCAGAACCGTTCGCCGATCTGCTCGTCACTGATTTTTCAGATGCGGCGCAGGAGCTGTAA
- a CDS encoding DUF2000 domain-containing protein translates to MRRRSCKTYEEYTAKLQNQAKTDYQHFGLDIYGEKKKVNRLTGSFSLLR, encoded by the coding sequence ATGCGGCGCAGGAGCTGTAAAACGTATGAGGAGTATACAGCAAAACTACAGAATCAAGCAAAAACAGACTATCAACACTTCGGACTTGACATCTATGGAGAAAAGAAAAAAGTTAATCGTTTAACCGGAAGCTTTTCTCTGCTGAGGTAG
- a CDS encoding LysE family transporter — MDNLLAYMLIALMMSMLPGTDTVIILKNTLTHGAKAGRYTILGMVTGLTFWTVIAILGLSVVIAQSIFLFNIIKYLGAAYLFYLGVRALFTKRTLSLDAVHAESQSSIDKPSNAHYKESYFQGVISNILNPKTVLVYITFMPQFIDLNGNTNLQLIGLGLILTIIAAGWFFILVSLLDHWKKWLKKDSFQNVFQKCTGAILIGFGVKTVI; from the coding sequence ATGGATAACTTACTTGCCTATATGCTAATTGCCCTTATGATGTCAATGCTGCCCGGCACAGATACGGTGATTATTTTAAAAAATACCCTTACCCACGGAGCTAAGGCCGGGCGTTATACAATACTAGGAATGGTGACTGGTCTTACATTTTGGACGGTTATTGCCATTCTCGGTTTGTCCGTTGTCATTGCCCAATCCATATTTCTTTTCAATATAATCAAGTATTTAGGAGCCGCATACTTATTCTATCTCGGTGTTAGAGCATTATTTACGAAACGTACACTTTCACTAGATGCTGTTCATGCGGAAAGTCAGAGTTCGATTGACAAGCCATCGAACGCTCATTACAAAGAATCCTATTTTCAAGGTGTCATCAGTAATATTCTCAACCCTAAAACTGTTCTTGTCTACATCACCTTCATGCCTCAATTCATTGATCTTAATGGCAACACAAACCTGCAACTGATTGGATTAGGATTGATCCTTACTATTATTGCAGCAGGATGGTTTTTTATCTTGGTTTCTCTCTTAGATCATTGGAAAAAGTGGCTGAAAAAGGATTCATTTCAGAACGTCTTTCAAAAATGTACTGGAGCCATATTAATCGGATTTGGTGTAAAAACGGTCATATAA
- a CDS encoding TrkH family potassium uptake protein, whose amino-acid sequence MNIKYIRLNPSQLLLLVFLFFIILGTILLKLPFATTESVSWTDALFTATSAMTVTGLAVVDTGTAYTLFGQLVIVMLIQVGGLGIMSFAVLIFIMLGKKIGFKERLLIQQALNQTSLGGIIKLVKNLFIFSLSIELIAMLLLAIRWVPEYGWGKGMYYSFFHSISAFNNAGFSLWPDNLMGYVGDPLVNLVISSLFILGGIGFTVLVDVWYKRSFKKLSLHSKLMIVGTLVLNVIATVIVFSMEYNNPDTLGPMSLGDKFWGSYFQAVTTRTAGFNSLDIGSLHEATITLMLLFMFVGAGSASTGGGIKLTTFLVIVLSVLTFLQGKKQITVGRRSIKDEVIFRSLSISAISILFIFLAVLLLNITEPIPFLKLLFEVISAFGTVGLSMGITADLSNIGKIIIVFIMFLGKLGPLTFAFSLAKPEQEKIRYPSEDVLTG is encoded by the coding sequence ATGAATATAAAATACATTCGATTGAATCCCTCCCAGCTGCTGCTATTAGTGTTTTTGTTTTTTATTATACTAGGTACAATTTTATTAAAGCTACCGTTTGCAACAACCGAATCTGTCAGCTGGACCGATGCATTGTTCACTGCGACGTCAGCTATGACAGTCACGGGTCTCGCGGTTGTTGATACAGGTACCGCTTATACCCTCTTTGGCCAGCTGGTTATAGTCATGCTTATCCAAGTCGGCGGCTTGGGGATCATGTCTTTTGCAGTTCTCATTTTTATCATGCTGGGAAAGAAAATTGGTTTTAAAGAACGGCTGCTTATCCAGCAGGCTCTTAATCAAACCTCTCTCGGCGGGATTATTAAATTAGTGAAAAACTTATTTATCTTCTCATTATCTATAGAATTGATAGCCATGCTGCTGCTCGCTATCCGATGGGTTCCGGAATATGGCTGGGGAAAAGGGATGTATTATAGCTTTTTTCACTCAATATCTGCTTTTAACAATGCGGGATTTTCTTTATGGCCAGACAACTTAATGGGATATGTAGGAGATCCGTTAGTCAACCTCGTGATTTCTTCTCTGTTCATTTTAGGCGGAATAGGCTTTACTGTTTTAGTGGATGTGTGGTATAAACGAAGCTTTAAAAAATTAAGTCTGCATTCGAAACTAATGATTGTAGGTACACTGGTGCTTAATGTAATAGCCACTGTTATAGTTTTCTCAATGGAATACAATAACCCTGACACGCTTGGCCCTATGTCATTAGGCGATAAATTTTGGGGATCCTATTTTCAAGCGGTGACAACTCGAACAGCAGGGTTTAACAGTTTGGATATTGGCAGTTTACACGAAGCTACGATAACATTGATGCTGCTGTTTATGTTTGTCGGGGCAGGAAGCGCCTCAACCGGGGGCGGAATTAAACTTACTACATTTTTAGTGATTGTTTTATCCGTATTAACCTTTTTGCAAGGAAAAAAACAAATAACAGTCGGCAGAAGATCTATTAAAGATGAGGTCATTTTCCGTTCGCTTTCGATTTCGGCTATTAGCATTCTATTTATTTTCTTAGCTGTATTGCTATTAAACATTACCGAGCCAATCCCATTTTTGAAACTATTATTTGAAGTGATTTCAGCATTCGGTACGGTAGGGTTGTCCATGGGGATTACGGCCGACCTATCAAATATCGGCAAGATCATCATTGTGTTCATCATGTTCTTAGGTAAGCTGGGACCGCTAACCTTTGCTTTTTCATTAGCAAAGCCTGAGCAAGAAAAAATCCGTTATCCAAGCGAAGATGTTTTGACAGGGTGA
- a CDS encoding potassium channel family protein, whose protein sequence is MKKLFAVFGLGRFGSTLVKEFYEMGIEVLAVDKDETRVSEYMQFATHAVCANAIDETVLQKLGVRNVDLAFVSFGDDMQSSILTSLLLKEIGVTKVWAKAQDENHSKVLEKIGVDRVIHPERDVAKRIAHHIVTDKMIDFIELSKDFSIVEIIATKKVDHRSLEDLNIRANYGCNIVGIQRDGKFIVSPSAEEAIYKDDVLIVIGNNKDIERFEKEGV, encoded by the coding sequence ATGAAGAAATTATTCGCCGTATTTGGTTTAGGACGCTTTGGATCAACCCTTGTTAAAGAGTTTTATGAAATGGGTATTGAAGTATTAGCTGTAGATAAAGATGAGACAAGAGTCAGTGAATATATGCAATTTGCCACACATGCAGTTTGTGCAAATGCAATCGATGAAACGGTTTTGCAAAAGCTGGGCGTTCGAAATGTTGATCTTGCGTTCGTTTCCTTTGGAGATGATATGCAATCAAGCATCTTGACTTCATTACTCTTGAAAGAAATAGGTGTGACTAAAGTTTGGGCAAAAGCACAGGATGAAAACCATTCAAAAGTTCTCGAGAAAATTGGTGTTGACAGAGTTATTCATCCGGAGCGTGATGTGGCTAAAAGAATAGCCCATCATATTGTGACCGATAAGATGATTGATTTTATTGAGCTATCTAAAGATTTCAGCATCGTGGAAATTATAGCAACAAAAAAGGTTGATCACCGTTCCTTGGAAGATCTAAACATACGGGCCAATTACGGATGTAATATTGTTGGAATTCAACGTGATGGGAAATTTATTGTTTCTCCTTCTGCTGAAGAAGCTATTTATAAGGACGACGTGTTAATTGTCATAGGAAACAATAAGGACATTGAACGATTTGAAAAAGAAGGAGTTTAA
- a CDS encoding glycosyltransferase family 2 protein gives MKQPIVTIVVPCYNEEEAIIQTCRQLSTELKCLMDDKFISAESKILFVDDGSQDRTWSLIVMESVKNSYVTGIKLMKNAGHQKALLAGLEKAKGSSDCVISIDADLQDDVSVIRDFIEKYKEGYEIVYGVRRSRQTDTFFKRTTALGYYSLMNKLGIQLIYNHADYRLMSKRALEELGRYREANLFLRGIVPMIGLRSTKVLYDRKERVAGETKYPLKKMLSFAFKGITSFSVTPIRSITLLGILLFFLSVSAGIYALIQKLLGHTNVGWTSLMISIWFLGGLNLMGIGIIGEYIGTIFTEVKRRPHYAIDIDLETERLGRLKRQENEQVPEKKFSS, from the coding sequence ATGAAACAGCCTATAGTAACTATCGTAGTTCCGTGCTACAACGAAGAGGAAGCTATAATACAAACATGCCGCCAGCTAAGTACTGAATTGAAATGCTTAATGGATGATAAATTCATCTCAGCTGAAAGTAAAATTTTGTTTGTCGATGATGGAAGCCAGGATCGTACGTGGTCACTGATTGTGATGGAAAGTGTAAAGAACAGCTATGTAACCGGCATAAAATTAATGAAAAATGCAGGACACCAAAAAGCTCTTTTAGCCGGACTGGAAAAAGCAAAAGGCAGCTCGGATTGTGTGATTTCAATAGATGCCGATCTTCAGGATGACGTGTCTGTTATTCGTGATTTTATCGAGAAATATAAAGAAGGGTACGAGATTGTCTACGGCGTCCGCCGCAGCCGCCAAACAGATACTTTTTTTAAGCGGACAACTGCTTTAGGCTATTATTCACTAATGAATAAGCTTGGGATTCAGTTAATTTATAATCATGCCGATTATCGTTTAATGAGCAAGCGTGCACTTGAAGAGCTCGGTCGCTATCGTGAAGCCAATCTGTTTTTGAGAGGAATTGTCCCTATGATCGGCCTGCGATCGACAAAGGTATTGTATGATCGAAAAGAGCGTGTGGCAGGAGAAACTAAATACCCTCTGAAAAAGATGCTGTCCTTTGCCTTTAAAGGGATTACATCATTTAGTGTGACACCGATCAGAAGTATCACATTGCTAGGAATTTTATTGTTTTTTTTAAGCGTTTCTGCAGGGATATACGCTTTGATTCAAAAACTTCTCGGGCACACAAACGTCGGCTGGACCTCTTTAATGATTTCGATTTGGTTTTTAGGCGGGTTGAATTTAATGGGGATTGGCATTATTGGCGAATATATCGGCACGATTTTTACGGAAGTGAAACGTCGCCCCCATTATGCGATAGACATTGATTTAGAAACCGAGCGATTGGGCCGTCTAAAGCGCCAGGAGAATGAGCAAGTACCGGAGAAAAAGTTTAGCTCATAA
- a CDS encoding ECF transporter S component, with amino-acid sequence MSKRSNIANVAAVSFFVLMLAGMTWMSDRHYMWFSFLMLAAVMLPLYIRFEKRAFTSREIVLLAVLAVIAAVSRIPFTPLPGVQPVSFVIIMTAIVFGKESGFMVGATAAVVSNFFLGQGPWTPWQMFAWGMVGFTAGLLKDTRLMKKIWGQLIFGFIAAFLFGWIMNLWFVVGFLSELNLESVIAAYAASFPFDFAHALSNVFFIAVMGKQWKKILERFKRKYGLLKVS; translated from the coding sequence ATGTCAAAACGATCAAACATTGCGAATGTAGCGGCTGTCTCATTTTTTGTTTTGATGCTGGCAGGAATGACTTGGATGTCTGACAGACACTATATGTGGTTTAGCTTTCTAATGCTCGCAGCGGTCATGCTTCCGTTATATATTCGTTTTGAAAAACGGGCATTTACTTCCCGGGAAATTGTTTTGCTCGCCGTGCTCGCTGTCATTGCCGCAGTAAGTCGCATCCCCTTTACACCTTTACCTGGCGTGCAGCCCGTTTCATTTGTCATAATCATGACGGCAATCGTTTTTGGAAAAGAATCAGGCTTTATGGTTGGCGCTACAGCAGCCGTCGTATCGAATTTCTTTCTCGGGCAAGGCCCTTGGACCCCATGGCAAATGTTCGCATGGGGAATGGTTGGTTTTACAGCAGGACTATTAAAAGATACACGATTGATGAAAAAAATATGGGGACAGCTTATTTTTGGCTTCATTGCTGCATTTTTGTTTGGCTGGATTATGAATCTTTGGTTTGTGGTCGGATTCTTGAGTGAGCTGAATCTGGAATCTGTGATTGCCGCTTATGCAGCAAGCTTTCCTTTTGATTTTGCCCATGCCCTTTCCAATGTCTTTTTTATCGCCGTTATGGGAAAGCAGTGGAAGAAAATTTTGGAACGATTCAAACGGAAGTATGGCTTGCTTAAAGTGTCTTGA
- a CDS encoding ABC transporter ATP-binding protein, giving the protein MVAHAEIIDLSFTYPDESEKALRSVSVRLEEGEFVVVSGPSGCGKSTLLKHFKQEVLPVGDREGSIFYQGIAIHELDKVTSAREIGMVFQNPENQIVMETVIQEIAFSLENIGFPSEDIKKKIAELVRFLGIEYMLHQSVHTLSGGQKQLVNLASVLALQPKLLLLDEPTAQLDPVAAKEFLELLKRIHEELGVTIVVVEHCLDELLPLAERLIFMEKGTILYNDSPRSVIVDLWKDAAYRSYIPDIPRLFLESESNTVPFSVKEGMKHINDRLPLHGSTEKKQHHEGKPLIKGTGLTFRYERTSETVLSQLDIAVHSGDCMALVGANGSGKSTLLTILAGLHKPRKGKVVFQNQRIEKWTQKKRYMKIGYVSQQPAYHFTYDEVELELYERCRQFAELNPKPLADKLMDDFQLGHIKHRHPLDISEGEKQIFAIILALLSQPELLLLDEPTKGLDPEKKEQLGCLFQKLQHEGAAIMLATHDIEFAAKYANRCAMLFDGEIVSENDPAGFFSSNYFYTTGVNRLVRKKQPYALTWEDVNMLCQNDQTLRM; this is encoded by the coding sequence TTGGTGGCGCATGCAGAAATCATAGACCTTTCATTTACTTACCCGGATGAGTCGGAAAAAGCATTGCGTTCTGTTTCCGTACGTCTTGAAGAAGGCGAGTTTGTCGTGGTTAGCGGACCGTCCGGCTGCGGCAAATCAACCCTTCTAAAGCATTTTAAACAAGAGGTGCTTCCTGTTGGCGATCGTGAGGGAAGCATTTTTTATCAAGGAATAGCGATTCATGAATTGGATAAAGTGACCTCTGCCCGTGAAATCGGGATGGTTTTTCAAAATCCGGAAAATCAGATCGTGATGGAAACAGTGATTCAAGAAATTGCTTTTTCGCTTGAAAACATCGGATTTCCTTCAGAAGACATAAAGAAAAAAATTGCTGAGCTTGTACGTTTTCTAGGGATTGAATATATGCTTCATCAGTCGGTACATACCTTGTCCGGCGGCCAAAAACAGCTCGTTAATTTAGCGTCGGTTCTCGCATTGCAGCCCAAGCTTTTGCTGTTGGATGAACCGACAGCCCAGTTAGACCCAGTGGCAGCAAAGGAATTTTTGGAGTTATTGAAACGAATTCATGAGGAGCTCGGCGTGACGATCGTTGTTGTCGAGCATTGTCTCGATGAGCTTCTTCCTTTGGCAGAACGGCTTATCTTTATGGAAAAAGGAACGATTCTTTACAACGATTCCCCCAGAAGTGTCATCGTTGATTTATGGAAAGATGCAGCGTATCGTTCCTACATCCCAGATATTCCAAGGCTATTTCTGGAAAGTGAAAGCAATACTGTTCCTTTTTCTGTGAAAGAAGGTATGAAACACATAAATGATCGTTTGCCGCTTCATGGTTCCACTGAAAAAAAGCAGCATCATGAGGGAAAGCCACTCATAAAAGGAACAGGCCTCACTTTTCGATATGAAAGGACGAGCGAAACGGTGCTCTCTCAACTTGATATAGCCGTTCACTCAGGGGACTGCATGGCTCTGGTTGGTGCGAACGGGTCGGGAAAGTCGACGCTTCTCACTATTCTTGCGGGGTTACATAAACCTAGAAAAGGGAAGGTTGTTTTTCAAAATCAGCGGATTGAAAAATGGACGCAGAAAAAAAGATATATGAAAATTGGTTACGTCAGCCAGCAGCCTGCTTATCATTTTACGTATGATGAGGTTGAACTGGAGCTGTATGAACGATGCCGGCAGTTCGCTGAACTAAACCCGAAGCCATTGGCTGATAAGCTAATGGACGATTTTCAATTAGGCCATATCAAACATCGTCATCCATTGGATATAAGCGAAGGGGAAAAACAGATTTTCGCCATCATTCTTGCTCTCCTTTCTCAGCCTGAACTGCTTTTGCTAGATGAACCGACAAAGGGGCTCGATCCAGAAAAGAAGGAACAGCTTGGTTGCCTATTTCAAAAGCTTCAGCATGAAGGAGCTGCCATCATGCTTGCCACGCATGATATCGAGTTTGCTGCAAAGTATGCGAATCGTTGTGCTATGCTGTTTGATGGTGAAATTGTGTCGGAAAACGATCCTGCTGGATTTTTTTCAAGTAATTATTTTTATACGACAGGCGTGAACAGACTTGTTCGTAAAAAACAACCCTATGCTTTAACGTGGGAGGACGTGAACATGTTATGTCAAAACGATCAAACATTGCGAATGTAG
- a CDS encoding energy-coupling factor transporter transmembrane component T, with translation MHPLVLFVYYVSVIILSMVLLHPTFLLCSVILLILLNVMHGIDRSLKKLIAGSLILAFIIAAANPLLSHRGATILFYLRNNPITLEAITYGYTLGLSFLTIAFAFASYHHIVTSHKFLYLFQRISPKAAILMMITIRFVPLFFQRLKQITMVQKTKGVDVAGGSLRTRAKNGMKLVTLLLVFSLEEALQTADSMQARGFGAAKRTTFERYRFTMRDGLLMCMIGLALLTCLIGSFYGYGVLSIYPTVASLGINGVEIFILIIYLLLISLPILIEGRERVWWRMQKS, from the coding sequence ATGCATCCTTTGGTTCTTTTCGTTTATTATGTTTCGGTCATTATCCTGTCAATGGTTTTGCTGCATCCGACTTTTTTGCTTTGCTCCGTAATTCTCCTTATTTTGCTGAATGTAATGCACGGGATTGATCGGTCACTAAAAAAATTAATTGCGGGCTCGCTTATTCTTGCGTTTATAATTGCTGCAGCGAATCCATTATTATCTCACAGAGGCGCGACAATATTGTTTTATTTAAGAAATAATCCGATTACGCTTGAAGCCATCACGTATGGTTACACGTTAGGACTGTCTTTTTTGACGATTGCATTTGCATTTGCTTCTTATCATCACATTGTGACCAGCCACAAATTTCTCTATCTGTTTCAGAGAATATCTCCAAAAGCAGCCATCCTTATGATGATTACGATCCGTTTTGTGCCTTTGTTTTTTCAGCGTCTCAAGCAAATTACAATGGTGCAAAAAACAAAAGGAGTCGATGTCGCCGGGGGGTCTCTCCGTACTCGGGCGAAAAATGGGATGAAGCTTGTTACACTGCTACTCGTTTTTTCTTTGGAAGAGGCATTGCAGACAGCGGACAGCATGCAGGCGCGTGGATTTGGAGCAGCAAAAAGAACAACCTTCGAGCGATATCGTTTTACCATGAGGGATGGTTTGCTTATGTGCATGATTGGATTGGCATTATTAACCTGCCTGATTGGCTCTTTTTATGGATACGGCGTTCTTTCTATTTACCCGACAGTTGCCTCGCTCGGAATAAATGGGGTAGAAATCTTTATCCTAATCATATATCTTTTGCTTATTTCATTACCAATTCTCATCGAAGGAAGGGAGCGAGTTTGGTGGCGCATGCAGAAATCATAG
- a CDS encoding DUF4430 domain-containing protein produces the protein MQRWKFVVGLLLATAFAISGCGQSSNEQPSNSQTIASHKSEAAEEKSSDHVESEPKDEKTKPSGNDDTQNKTEKQKQPDQAEKKNDPAPNKKTTNDSQEQKKAPDENSGETKKQESKASEQKENKSDKTSKPDSPPKEEAKSTPSKPAEENKKTETKPQAPKKEIDQAQIMIQGDNDMGSILGATNVDLKNGDTVYDVLFKITKEKHIQLETSGSGAGLYVKGINNLYEFDRGDLSGWVFKVNGKKATKSAGEFAVKKGDRIEWLYSENMGKDV, from the coding sequence ATGCAGAGATGGAAATTTGTTGTCGGTCTTTTGTTAGCAACAGCTTTTGCCATTTCAGGGTGCGGGCAGTCATCAAATGAACAACCATCCAACTCTCAAACGATTGCATCTCATAAATCTGAAGCAGCCGAGGAAAAATCCTCCGATCATGTAGAATCCGAACCCAAAGACGAAAAGACAAAGCCATCTGGCAATGACGATACACAGAATAAAACGGAGAAACAAAAACAGCCAGATCAAGCTGAAAAGAAAAATGATCCTGCACCTAACAAAAAAACTACTAATGATTCTCAGGAGCAGAAGAAAGCACCGGATGAAAATTCAGGTGAAACGAAAAAGCAGGAAAGCAAGGCAAGCGAGCAAAAAGAAAACAAATCAGATAAAACTAGCAAACCGGATTCTCCGCCAAAAGAAGAAGCAAAATCAACGCCATCGAAGCCTGCTGAAGAAAATAAAAAAACAGAAACGAAACCTCAAGCACCAAAGAAAGAGATAGATCAGGCCCAAATTATGATTCAAGGTGACAACGATATGGGAAGTATTCTCGGTGCAACCAATGTCGACTTGAAAAATGGCGATACGGTTTACGATGTCTTGTTTAAAATTACAAAAGAAAAACATATCCAGCTGGAAACGAGCGGATCCGGAGCAGGCCTCTACGTAAAAGGTATCAATAATTTATATGAGTTTGACCGTGGTGATCTGAGCGGCTGGGTATTTAAAGTGAATGGAAAAAAAGCAACGAAAAGTGCCGGCGAATTTGCCGTAAAAAAGGGTGACAGGATCGAATGGCTCTATTCCGAAAATATGGGGAAAGACGTTTGA